ATAGAAAACCTCATAGGCGTGTTTAGGAGGAAGTTGTGGACATTATTATTGCCAGTTCTCACGGTTATAAAATTAGAGAAACAAAAGCTTTTTTAAAACGTTTTCCCTTCTTTGATATCTTCTCCTTAGTAGACTTCCCCCACTACCACCCCCCGCAAGAATCAGGAGAGACCACAGAAAAAAATGCCCTAGCAAAAGCTGTGCATGCCGCGCAACAGCTCAATGCTTGGGCAATTGCCGATGATACTATGTTGCGCGTTCCTGCTCTTCATGGTCTTCCAGGCCCAAAGTCTGCAGTCTTTGCGGGAGAACACGCTTACGATAAAGAGCATCGAGAAAAGTTGTTGAAGAGCATGTCTGCTTTGGAGTCTCCTGTAGATCGCTCTGCGTATTTTGAATGTTCCGTAGTATTAGCTTCCCCCCACGGGGAGGTGCATATCACACAAGGAATCTGCGAAGGCTATATCAGCCATCAAGAAAAAGGGTCTTCAGGATTTGGTTATGACGCTATTTTTTTGAAATTTGACTACAAGCAGACATTTGCAGAGCTCTCAGAAGAAATCAAAAACCAAGTTTCTCACAAAGCAAAGGCTTTGCAAAAACTTATCCCCTACTTGCAAAATCTCGAGGAGAAATCTTCAGCTTCTCGGAGTTAAC
This genomic stretch from Chlamydia pecorum E58 harbors:
- the rdgB gene encoding RdgB/HAM1 family non-canonical purine NTP pyrophosphatase, producing MDIIIASSHGYKIRETKAFLKRFPFFDIFSLVDFPHYHPPQESGETTEKNALAKAVHAAQQLNAWAIADDTMLRVPALHGLPGPKSAVFAGEHAYDKEHREKLLKSMSALESPVDRSAYFECSVVLASPHGEVHITQGICEGYISHQEKGSSGFGYDAIFLKFDYKQTFAELSEEIKNQVSHKAKALQKLIPYLQNLEEKSSASRS